The proteins below are encoded in one region of Ammospiza caudacuta isolate bAmmCau1 chromosome 33, bAmmCau1.pri, whole genome shotgun sequence:
- the LOC131570277 gene encoding class II histocompatibility antigen, B-L beta chain-like, giving the protein MGLGAAAGALLVALGVLGAPPGAGAELSGVFQFMQKTECYFINGTEKVRLVERAIYNRRQFLVFDSDVGRYVGDTPFGVVNAKHLNRHPAIMRYMRSLADTFCKRNYEMFRPFTIERRVPPNVSISLVPPSSSQPGPGRLLCSVMDFYPAAIQVRWFQGQQELSEHVVATDVVANGDWTYQLLVLLETPPRRGLSYSCQVEHVSLEQPLRRHWEMPPDAARSKMLTGIGGLVLGSVFLALGLGFYARKKSS; this is encoded by the exons ATGGGGCTCGGGGCGGCAGCCGGGgccctgctggtggcactgggggtgctgggagccCCCCCGGGTGCGGGCGCGGAGCTCTCGG GGGTGTTCCAGTTCATGCAAAAGACCGAGTGTTACTTCATTAACGGCACGGAGAAGGTGAGGCTCGTGGAGAGGGCCATCTACAACCGCCGGCAGTTCCTGGTGTTCGACAGCGACGTGGGGCGCTACGTGGGTGACACCCCCTTTGGGGTGGTGAATGCCAAGCACTTGAACCGCCACCCGGCTATCATGAGGTACATGAGGAGCCTGGCGGACACGTTCTGCAAGCGCAACTACGAGATGTTCCGCCCGTTCACCATCGAGCGCCGAG TGCCCCCAAACGTGTCCATCTCGCTGGTGCCCCCCTCGagctcccagcccggccccggccgcctGCTCTGCTCCGTGATGGATTTCTACCCCGCTGCCATCCAGGTGAGGTGgttccagggccagcaggagctgtcgGAGCACGTGGTGGCCACCGACGTGGTGGCCAACGGGGACTGGACCtaccagctgctggtgctgctggaaacGCCGCCCCGGCGCGGGCTGAGCTACAGCTGCCAGGTGGAGCAcgtcagcctggagcagccgcTGAGGCGGCACTGGG AGATGCCGCCGGACGCCGCCCGCAGCAAGATGCTGACGGGCATCGGGGGCTTGGTCTTGGGCTCGGTCTTCCTGGCGCTGGGGCTCGGCTTCTACGCGCGCAAGAAG agctcctga